In Limnohabitans sp. TEGF004, the genomic window CAGGTGGCCAACCGAGCAATCGTCATGCAACACAAGACCAAGCGCCCAGTGCAATTCGAGATCACGGCTGTCACCAGAGAGGCCTTGCAAGCGTGGATCAAGCAGGCGGCATTGAAATCCGACGACTTTCTTTTTCCGAGCAGGCTCCACGACTCCCCCCACCTCGGAACCCGGCAGTACGCTCGGATTCTCGGGCACTGGTTGGATGAGCTTGGTCTGGATCGTTCCGAGTATGGGACCCATTCGATGCGAAGGACCAAAGCCACGCTGATCTATCGACGCACTAAGAACCTCCGAGCCGTGCAACTGCTGCTCGGTCACTCCAAGCTGGAATCGACCGTGAGGTACCTGGGTATCGAGGTCGACGACGCTCTTGAAATCTCCGAGCAGACTGAAATCTGAGACGGTCATTGAAGGCGGCCTTTGTTCCGACACCGGGTCGACCGCCTTCAATGGCAGCTATGTGGGTGCATTCAAAAGTGTTGCTTTCGGCCAGAAGCGGTCGCCGGCATGCTCGTCCTGGAAGTCCGTTCTGGGGCGAACAGCGACTCAAGGCACGGTACTCCTTGCTCAGTGCACGCCTGAGGATCGGCAGATCACCCTAAGGTCAGATCGACCACGATGTTGCCGCGCGTCGCGTTCGAATACGGGCACACCTGGTGCGCTGTATCCACCAAGTCCTGCGCCACCGCACGGTCCAGCCCCGGCAGGTTGATGGTCATCTGCACGGCAATGCCGAAGCCCTGGGAGATCGGGCCGATGTCCACACTGGCTTCAATGCTGGCATCAGCAGGCACGGCTACCTTCTTCATGCCGGCCACATGCTTGAGTGCGCCCATGAAGCAGGCCGAGTAGCCCGCCGCAAACAGCTGCTCGGGGTTGGTCGCGCCGCCCATGCCACCCAGTTCCTTTGGCGGAGCGAGTTTCACATCAAGCAAGCCGTCGTCGGACACGGCGCGGCCATCGCGGCCTCCGGTCGTACGTGCCTTGGCGGTGTAGAGGACTTTGTCGAGTTTCGTGGTCATGTCATTTCTCCATTTCAGGGGTTAAAAAATCAATTCACGCCAGCAGCGCTGGCAAGCTTTTCTGCAAAGCAGTTTTGTTCGTTGTAGCCTGGCCTGCCAGGGCGAATCATCGATTCGCCCGCGAATGCGGCTTCGAGGTTCTGCCAGGTTTTGATTTCGGGACGTGCCATTTTTAAGCTCCTTGGTGGTGAAGATGTGTTGCGATGGGATGAATTGTGGATTTCGGCGATCAATCGGTCCAACGCATAATTTCAACTGAATCAATCTAAAATTCAGATAACAAAGCCCCAAGGAACCCGACCATGGCTGCCCTGCCCTCTCTGAGACAACTGCGCTACCTGCTGGCCCTGGCCGAGCACCTGAACTTCACCCGCGCAGCCGAAGCGAGTTTTGTGAGCCAGTCCACCCTGAGCACGGGACTCAAGGAACTCGAATCCACCCTGGGTGTGCAACTGGTGGAGAGGGACAAACAGACCGTGGCGCTGACGGCGGTAGGCAAAGAGGTGGTGGCCCGTGCGCGGCAGGTGCTGGCTGCTGCCGAAGACCTGAGCGACTTTGCATCGGACGCGTCACGACCCATGCAAGGGCAGCTGCGCCTGGGTGTGATCCCCACCATTGCCCCATTTGTGCTGCCGACTGTCATGCCCGCCCTTCGCGAGAAATTCCCGCAACTGCAGTTGGCCTTGCGCGAAGACCTGACCGCCCATCTGCTGGAGCGGCTGCGCGACCGCCAGCTGGACTTCGCACTGATCGCACTGCCCTACGACACGGATGACCTGCGCGTGCAACCGCTCTACAAGGACAAGTTCTGGCTGGTGGGACGAGAGCAAGACCCCGCCATCACCGGCAAAGCGATCCAGCTCAGCAGCGCATGGACGAAGCGGTTGCTGCTGCTCGAGGAAGGGCATTGCCTGCGCGACCACGCTCTGCAGGCCTGCCGGACGGCAGAGGTTGCCAGTGTGGACGGAATGGAAGCCACCAGTCTACTGACGCTGGTTCAGATGGTCGCCTCAGGCATGGGCGTGGCCTTACTGCCGGAGATGGCGATCAAGAGCGGCCTTCTTCAAAATCTATCGCTCAAAGCAATGCCTCTGGCAAACCCTGCCCCCAAGCGGGTAATTGCATTGGTGACTCGCGCCACATCCGCCCACTCGGCCGAGTTCGAAGCGATTGCGAAGGTGATGGTTGCTGTCCATCGTAAAAAGAATTAGAAGCCTACCGTTACACAACTGCCGTATCGATGAATTGAAAGGCGGACATGCAG contains:
- a CDS encoding hydrogen peroxide-inducible genes activator, which gives rise to MAALPSLRQLRYLLALAEHLNFTRAAEASFVSQSTLSTGLKELESTLGVQLVERDKQTVALTAVGKEVVARARQVLAAAEDLSDFASDASRPMQGQLRLGVIPTIAPFVLPTVMPALREKFPQLQLALREDLTAHLLERLRDRQLDFALIALPYDTDDLRVQPLYKDKFWLVGREQDPAITGKAIQLSSAWTKRLLLLEEGHCLRDHALQACRTAEVASVDGMEATSLLTLVQMVASGMGVALLPEMAIKSGLLQNLSLKAMPLANPAPKRVIALVTRATSAHSAEFEAIAKVMVAVHRKKN
- a CDS encoding tyrosine-type recombinase/integrase, which produces METSTNVVHHEPWNKGKIVGQKAPFKVKDIWALRVRLQMEGRVRELALFNLGIDSKLRGCDLVSLKVRDVTHGDQVANRAIVMQHKTKRPVQFEITAVTREALQAWIKQAALKSDDFLFPSRLHDSPHLGTRQYARILGHWLDELGLDRSEYGTHSMRRTKATLIYRRTKNLRAVQLLLGHSKLESTVRYLGIEVDDALEISEQTEI
- a CDS encoding organic hydroperoxide resistance protein: MTTKLDKVLYTAKARTTGGRDGRAVSDDGLLDVKLAPPKELGGMGGATNPEQLFAAGYSACFMGALKHVAGMKKVAVPADASIEASVDIGPISQGFGIAVQMTINLPGLDRAVAQDLVDTAHQVCPYSNATRGNIVVDLTLG